GCCATCCTCTCGCGCGGGGTGTCACTCATCTCGCTCTTGCCTTTCGTGAAATACGTCGAGAAGCGGATCGCTCCTCCATTGGCAATTAGGCGAGCTTGCCAGTCCTGAAACGCTGGACGGAGTTGGTCAAGCGCTCGATGGTGTCTCAGCTTTGCCATTTTCGGCTCGCTGGCATCCGCCCGCTGTGGCTTTCTAAAAAGTCGAGAAAAGAGCCCCATCTTCGCGCGGCCCGCATTGCCCCTTTTGGTTGTCGGAAAGGATACTCCTAAACCTACGCTGTGGCGAGGCTGTCCGAAAATTTCGGCGCAAAAATCTGAAAGGCCATCATTAAAGAGGAAGGCGCGCGTTACCCCCTGGCCCCCTCGACCAACCATCGGGCAACCCTAACGACAACCTTAGTCGCTCCTACCGTGGCGCCCCAAAGTTCAGGCGCCAAAATCTCAGAGCCTATATGAGCGCATCGGGCCGGCGCCTACCCCCGTGGGGTGGCCAGGGTCGCTCGCGCATGGCGTGGGATGGCGCACGGGAGTTCAACGGCTAGCCTTCCTCAACGTCCGCTGGCCGCTTACTGGCGCCCGCAGTGGTGGCCCTGGTGGCGCCGCTGCTAAGCACTCGGGGCGAAACGGGGAAGCGCCAGACTACGCCGCAGACAGGATGCGGTGGACCGTGCCAACTCCAATCCCGAACTTGCCCGCGATCTGCCGGACGCTAAGTCCCTTATCCTTCGCAGCCCTCACCTTGCCCGCCTTCGCGTCTGCCACCGGAGGCCGGCCGAGCCGCTTCCCTTGCGCCTTGGCGCGCGCCAGTCCCGCGTTGACACGCTCGCGGATCATGGCGCGCTCGAACTCGGCGAAGACTCCGAGCATCTGAAACATGGCGCGGCCGGCCGGCGTCGACGTGTCCAAGCCCTGTTGGTGCAGGTACAGGTCAACGCGCTTGCCGTGCAACTCCCCGAGGAACACGACTAGGTCCTGTAGCGAGCGACCAAGACGGTCCACCGACCACGCGGCCACCATGTCAAAGTCCCGGCGGGCCACTCCATTGCAGAGCGCATCAAAGCCCGGACGCTGATCCCGGCCCTTGGCTCCGCTGATCCCTTCATCCGCGAACACCTGCACAACGTCCCAGCCGTGGCGCTGCGCTACGGCCGCGAGTTCACGCTCTTGGTTCTCGATTGTCTGGCCGCTGCTGGAAACCCGAAGGTACAAAGCAACTCTCTTCGTCATTTCAAGACTCCCCGGAGCCTGTAATTCTCAAGGGCAGCCCGGTCCCTGTTCGAAATAGAGATGCCAAACTCAGGCTTCGATGACAGACCTTTATAATCCCTTTCAACGAATACCCTGTCCGGCTTTCTCCAAACCAGAGATGGAATGGCATATAGGTACGGCGCCGCGTTCTCCTCAAAGAGGACCAGCACAACATAGTGGCGTCGAGACAACTCTATCTTCGTTTTAGGGATGAAGGCGTATTTCGATGAGGGCCACCGCAGGGACTTCACTTGGATATCGAGGTAGCGGGACGGCTTGACGCGAACCACGAAGTCGATCCCCTTGTTATCTACCTCGGCGGTGTAAATGTCCCAGCCGCATCGCAACATCTCCATCTTGGTGTAATACTCGGCGAACTTCCCAAGTTGGAGCGTGTTGAGGTGATCCCAGGTGAAACGGTTGGCCGCGTCGTCAGTATCCATCTTGCTCCCCCTTTGATCATCCAAAACCTAGCTGATTTCGTTCCATAATCAAGTGTTTTACGAACACCAAAAACAGACACGCGGAAAATGAGTCCATTCAAGCGCTTGCGTGGGAGCAGTGCGCGAGGGTTTTTGGAACGCGCATCTATCCACTAGTGGTTTCGTTGACAGGCGACTCTCGATGAATCAAGTAAGAGACCCTCGCTCCTCCGAGAGCGACCGACCAACCACAGGAGGGTCACGCCATGTTCAAGCGTTCCGTCTACCTCAAGCTCCCATTCCTCGGCGCCGTGTTCGTTGGGCAGCGCGCCCAGCCTCGGTCGGGCCCGTTCCTGTCCCGTGAGTGGGAGCGCGGCGAGTGGCTGCTGTGGGCCGGTCGGCTCGGCGTGATCTGGACACCGGCCAAGAAGCTGGCAGCCGAGAGGGCCGCCTAGGAGTCCATTAGCGAGTCCACTGGCGGGTGTCTTGGGTGGGGGCGGTTCTCGGCAGGGGGCCGCCCTTCTCCCTTCTGGTGGGCCCGCTGTGGGCGCTGGAGGGACTCGAATCGGGCCCACCTTCGACTAGGACACGTCGGACGCTGGTTACCCGATGAATAGACAACACTCTTGATGCAGCCAGACCGACCGAGGCTGCGCCGTCCTCCAAGGGATCACAAATCCCCTGCGCCTCCGGTGATCCCGCCAGTTTCCGGCCGGTGTTGCGGCGCGTGTTGCGGCGAGGCGGCGATTAGGGCGCACCTTTGACTGAAGGAAGGCGCCACGCATTACCTTGCACCCTCGACCATAGACAAACCGGCGGCGGCCCGTTTCGGCCGAAAGTTGGCCGCTCGTTTCGCTCTTTGATTCCCCGACCCCAGGACGGCCCTCCCTGCGGCCGTCTCCCCCTTTTTCCTAATCCGACAAGGCGACCTTGGCGACAGCCAGGGCCGGACCTTCACGCCCACCTCAAACCCCACTCAAGGACCACCCATGGACAACCCTCTGACTATCAGCTGCAACGCTGCCCGCATCGGTTCGCGGAAGCGCACCCGCAACTACACCATCCATCACTTCACTCTCGACCCTGCGGCCGACATTGCCTTGGTCGCCGCGCGGACCCGGCTGGCACGCATCGGTGGCCGGGCGGTCTCAGCCTCGATCATCGTTCGCCGCGCGCTTGAGGTGCTCATGGCCCGTCTCGACGCTGCGGAGAGCCCGGAGGAGGAAGCGGCCGAAGTGGCGGCGCTCATGAAGCACGTCCACTGACCACGACACCACTGCAGAACAGAGGAGCCTAGACCCGCCCAATGCGTAGCCCCTTGGCTATCCCCACCGCTGACAACGCCTGGGAACACCTTCGCGTCACCGCAATGTGGCGCCTTCGGTCCATCCTCGAGCGCCACGGCAACCGCCTGAGCTCGGAACACCACAACGCTCTGTGGGCACTTATCGTGTCCATGGTCGCCCGCCTAGAAGGCACCGACCGCGGGCGCCTCGCCTTCGGACTACCGACAGGCATGGGCAAGACCACTGCCATTGTCGCCCTGTGCGCGGCCATGGAAGACGTGCAACACCTGATCGGCAACAAGACCATTGCCGTGTCTGCCTCCAAGGTCGAGGCGCTGTGCGAGTTGAAGCGCGCCATGATCGCGGAAGGTGTCAGCCCCGAACATGTCGGGTTGATCCACAGCAAGCGCTATGACCCCAAGATTGCCGCCAAGATCGCAGCCGGTGAGGTTGCCAAGGACGACTACGCAAGCGAGCCGTCAGAGGGACACGACCGCCCAATCCTCTTAGTGAGCCACGCTCGTGTCCGCGGACAGAATGGCGCCGTTGCCGACTACATGCGCCGTGATCTGCTGATCTGGGACGAAAGCCTATTCGTCTCGGACAGCAGCGGCGTGGCGTTGTGCAGTCTTGATGAAGATGCGGGCGCCCTCCAGCGTGTCGCCCGATACAAGCCGGAGATGGCAGACCTTGCCGACTACCTCGACAGTTGCATTGGTCTTTGTCACGCCAAGATGGAGGAGTTACAGGAGAATGGCGAACAAGAAGCGGTCTTTCGCTTCCCGAACCTGTCAGCCGACTACATGGAGAAATTCCGCGGCTTGATCGGGAGCCGATACGAGACCGTCGCCCGCTTACTCGACTATGTGAATGAGCCCATCCGCTACATTCCCACCAAGCTAGGCGGTGTCCTCTCGTATCGGCTGGCCGTTCCCGACGACATTGAGAACATCGTCATTCTGGACGCATCTCACCCCATCCGTGAACTTGTTCGGTCCACTGAAGGTGTCATTGATGCGGAGCGAGACCACCCCCTCATTGCCGGTCTCGGGATCAACCTCTCTCGCATCAAGCGCTTTGACCGAACGACCATCAAGTACATGAAGCGGTCGGGAAGCCGAACCGAGATGACCCGCGACCTGCTCAAGACCAAGCGAGGCGATGAACGCTCGGTCTCTCGGGAGTTAGTCGAGGTGATCCGCAACATCCCCGAGCACGAAGCGGCCCTAGTCTTCACCTACAAGCCACGACCCAGGGACAAGCGGTCTATGGCTTCAGTGCTCCTGTCGGATTTGGAAGATGCCGGGATCGACACGGCCGCGAAGGTCACAGACCACAGCGGAGCGCAGCGGGACCGTATCACCGTCCTGACCTGGGGCCAGGAGACCAGCAGCAATCACTACTCCCATTGCAAGCATGTGATCCTTGCTGGTGTGCTCCTGAGGGCAGAGGAAGACGTGGCCGCAGCTTTTGTCGGGGAGACCCGCAACATCCGGGTCAACATCGACAACGACCGCATCCGCGCCTTGATCCAGACCGAGGCCGCGCACTGTGCCTATCAAGCGGCGTCTCGGGGATCCTGCCGGACAGCAGTCAATGGCTATGCCGAAGCAATGACGCTGTGGCTCATGCACGCTGACCCGGTGATTGTCGAGACCCTCAGGGAGGTAATGCCTGGGGTGAAGGTCGAGCCCTGGCGGTCGGTAACTGCCACCTTCCGGGGCGCCAAGGAGAACACGACCGCGGCCACCATCGCGGAGTTCCTTGGTCGGCTACCGGAAGGGACCCGCGAGGTATCCATCCGCCAGCTACGCAAGGAGACCGGACTAGACAGCATCCCTGGTCAGTCGTTCAGGCGCGCAAGGGACGCAGCCCTGCAACAAGTCCCCTGGGTTATCGCCGGACGGTCCCTTGTCAGGGCGTTCTAGCGAGCCGGCTTAACAACCGCACCTGATAAGAAATCCCTCAGGAACGGTTGATAACAGGGCGGGCGGCTCTCTGGTCCGCATGTTCTAAGGAAAGAGACCGTCCCTGATAAGAAATCCCTCAGGAGCGGTCCTTTTCCACCCCCACCTGGCCCTGTCGATCGGACAGGCCACTTACCCCGCCTTGTCACATTCCGTGCACCTGCCGTTGAGACGGCGGGTCGCCAACAATAGGAAACCGAAACCATGACCGAAACGCCACCCCCGGCTGGGGAGGGCGCGACCAGCCTTGCCGGAAGGCAAGGGACCAGCCTTGGCAACAGCCAAGGGAACGACGCCCCTTTAACTGGCCGGTCTGCCCGAGAGGCACTCCTAGAGCGTATCTGGAGGGCCACAGCCGAAGCCATCGCCCAGTCCCTGGAGTCTCCCGAAAAGGAAGACCACAAGGCGGCCATGATCAACGTGGCTCGCCAATTTCTCACCGACAACAAGGTCACCAACGAATCCCTTGACCGTATCGGCGAGAGCAAACACGTCGCCCTTGCAAAGGTCCTGAACCAGCTGCCCGAGGCGGACAGTGAAGCGGAACCCATCCGCCCCCTCTTTGGAGATCCCCTGCCCGCTCTCCCCGATCCGTAACTATGCAAAGGAAATGACCATGACCGACAACAAGCCCGTGTCTCCCGAGGGCGAAGCAGCCGCCCGCCAACTCGACAGGGCC
The nucleotide sequence above comes from Hypericibacter terrae. Encoded proteins:
- a CDS encoding recombinase family protein; translated protein: MTKRVALYLRVSSSGQTIENQERELAAVAQRHGWDVVQVFADEGISGAKGRDQRPGFDALCNGVARRDFDMVAAWSVDRLGRSLQDLVVFLGELHGKRVDLYLHQQGLDTSTPAGRAMFQMLGVFAEFERAMIRERVNAGLARAKAQGKRLGRPPVADAKAGKVRAAKDKGLSVRQIAGKFGIGVGTVHRILSAA
- a CDS encoding DUF4365 domain-containing protein, whose amino-acid sequence is MDTDDAANRFTWDHLNTLQLGKFAEYYTKMEMLRCGWDIYTAEVDNKGIDFVVRVKPSRYLDIQVKSLRWPSSKYAFIPKTKIELSRRHYVVLVLFEENAAPYLYAIPSLVWRKPDRVFVERDYKGLSSKPEFGISISNRDRAALENYRLRGVLK